From the Desulfovibrio legallii genome, one window contains:
- a CDS encoding bacterioferritin produces the protein MAESRESRKEKVVEVLNKARAMELFAIHQYMNQHYSLDDMDYGELAANMKLIAIDEMRHAEAFAERIKELGGEPTTQKDGKVATGQDVPAIYRADSAQEDHTIEAYSQFLQVCKEQGDIVSARLFERIIDEEQAHLTYYDNIAGHIERLGDTYLAKIAGTPSSTGTSSKGFVTGTAAAE, from the coding sequence ATGGCAGAAAGCAGGGAAAGCCGGAAAGAAAAAGTCGTTGAAGTGCTCAACAAGGCCCGGGCCATGGAGCTTTTCGCCATCCACCAGTACATGAACCAGCACTACAGCCTGGACGACATGGATTACGGCGAACTTGCCGCCAACATGAAGCTCATCGCCATTGATGAAATGCGCCATGCCGAGGCCTTTGCCGAACGCATCAAGGAGCTGGGCGGCGAGCCCACCACCCAGAAAGACGGCAAGGTGGCCACCGGGCAGGACGTGCCCGCCATCTATCGGGCCGACAGCGCCCAGGAAGACCATACCATTGAGGCGTACAGCCAGTTTCTGCAGGTCTGTAAGGAGCAGGGCGACATTGTTTCCGCCCGGCTGTTTGAGCGCATTATTGACGAAGAGCAGGCCCACCTGACCTACTATGACAACATCGCCGGCCACATCGAGCGCCTGGGCGATACGTACCTTGCCAAGATCGCCGGCACGCCTTCCAGCACCGGCACGTCTTCCAAGGGCTTTGTGACCGGAACCGCCGCTGCGGAATAA
- a CDS encoding rubredoxin: MADTKDMWRCQTVNCGYVYDPDRGDRRHKIPAGTKFEDLPDDWRCPVCGAGKKMFRPLSEG, translated from the coding sequence ATGGCCGATACCAAGGATATGTGGCGCTGTCAGACGGTCAACTGCGGCTATGTGTATGATCCCGATCGCGGCGATCGCAGGCACAAGATACCCGCTGGAACCAAGTTTGAAGATCTGCCGGACGACTGGCGCTGTCCCGTGTGCGGGGCGGGCAAAAAGATGTTCCGTCCCCTGAGCGAAGGCTAG